One window from the genome of Synechococcus sp. PROS-7-1 encodes:
- the rimP gene encoding ribosome maturation factor RimP: protein MPHPLLPDIIPVATSTAAAHGFELAEIQILTHLQPMTVQVQIRRSDGSDVSLDDCAGFSGPMGEALESQALLTEAYVLEISSPGIGEQLQSDRDFQTFRSYPVEVLYRDDEGREQRQQGSLLERNDDHVQVNVRGRIKRIPRPSVISVQLISPTG from the coding sequence TTGCCCCATCCACTCCTGCCGGACATCATTCCCGTTGCAACCAGCACAGCTGCAGCGCACGGTTTTGAACTGGCAGAGATTCAGATTCTCACGCACCTGCAGCCCATGACGGTGCAGGTGCAGATCCGTCGCAGTGATGGTTCTGATGTGTCTCTCGACGACTGTGCAGGCTTCAGTGGACCCATGGGTGAAGCTCTCGAGTCGCAGGCGCTGCTCACCGAGGCGTATGTTCTGGAGATCAGCAGTCCTGGAATCGGGGAACAGCTCCAGAGCGATCGGGACTTTCAGACGTTCCGCAGCTACCCGGTTGAAGTCCTCTATCGCGATGACGAAGGCAGGGAACAACGGCAACAGGGCTCCCTGCTCGAACGCAACGACGACCACGTGCAGGTGAATGTGCGCGGACGCATCAAACGCATTCCCAGACCCTCTGTGATTTCCGTTCAGCTCATCAGTCCGACCGGCTGA